The Caenorhabditis elegans chromosome II genome has a segment encoding these proteins:
- the H12I13.1 gene encoding Ubiquitin carboxyl-terminal hydrolase (Partially confirmed by transcript evidence), whose product MSYSEDTIIMSRDDDNIDHLMSKLDLFGSLELQKYLDGQTNCQLESSNLENTASPSDGEGEENSMEYSYSPRGLNLSTGIANNGSSCWLNCLIQIMFNTPGVEFSLHQFATKPFLERMRDTKDGNRNKVALMFLLRSVFTDLRFSAERAINITSIIKVVDQLSPHPVSNQQQDASEMLQNIVIWLKDAVDAAVAFQRIHVRECHEDIRLMEQKLKIIKLQEDRFDRIFASNMYEETLGLRVHIQKNSLRESFEKFFFANDAYSVDVVMVQIVRLAQDGRKLHDNFLFPGNLVTESSATKEKCYFKLTSVMVHRGECAQSGHFYCFTLRDAKDRRWEKMDDVHVSDVSWEEVERHSYGTGSDDTSSAVLIVYTKVKDATDDFTYDVTPNAHVVDVPGISLPPARTSISMETLSANPLHGHVVDAPVFYHQQNHSSRTSISMESLNYPSPGDAHQTEEQLPENQLTKNRKTPGCYLNQCIKFLHTKSENVGKPFVRTTFYANFKNVVYYKGTATTLGRGLQPLLHDAIISSEYKDFRKCQMLFVMSIQITNQSFLYRLAKNSFSITLDRFYRIEVCEYQSKKFSGVHKCPGLVKEIAIKPTSDLQTGQNLVAHPMSSRRKMIRDNKSSNKVCRTSLSGGAKKKRKERNARSEVGDKILGITETKTVTSWNESGIELQRKIGFGAYGSAYSVKYGGKTVVMKLIGIRDNEQLLFNELIITQQLGKLAKNRVCPNFLEYCGSHVMTDVPVGMRRDPKAIRHLAILMARGGGVLDNWKFKDYRQCVSVFCQLVMSLKVVKDSINMVHRDIHLWNVLVSRTKTTCLDYSMDGKVKLNSYGVVMHLIDFSKSLYGGQNKKTNEDMNDLKYVAVLIVDNLKGKEEDKEKLRQAFINVPSARTLEELCDDETLFKEIRI is encoded by the exons ATGAGTTATTCGGAAGACACAATAATTATGAGCCGTGACGATGATAATATCGATCATTTGATGAGCAAACTCGACCTTTTTGGATCATTGGAGTTGCAG aaatatcTCGACGGACAAACGAACTGTCAACTTGAAAGTTCCAACTTGGAAAATACCGCCTCACCCAGTGAtggagaaggagaagaaaattCGATGGAATACAGCTACTCTCCTCGGGGTTTAAATTTATCTACTGGAATAGCTAATAATGGCTCGAGTTGTTGGCTAAACTGTTTGATTCAAATTATGTTTAACACGCCTGGAGTCGAATTTTCTTTGCACCAGTTTGCCACCAAGCCTTTCCTTGAGAGAATGAGAGACACCAAAGACGGCAACAGAAACAAAGTGGCACTCATGTTTCTTCTCCGTTCGGTATTCACCGATTTGAGGTTTTCGGCAGAAAGAGCAATTAATATAACATCAATCATAAAA GTTGTTGACCAACTTTCCCCACATCCTGTGAGTAATCAACAACAAGATGCCAGCGAGATGCTCCAAAACATCGTGATCTGGCTGAAAGACGCGGTGGACGCTGCAGTGGCTTTCCAACGGATTCATGTCCGTGAATGTCATGAAGACATCCGTCTGATGGAACAAAAgcttaaaattatcaaactaCAAGAAGATCGTTTTGATAGAATATTCGCATCGAATATGTATGAGGAGACGTTGGGACTTCGGGTGCACATCCAAAAGAACAGTCTTCGCGAATCCTTCGagaaatttttctttgcaaatGATGCTTATTCTGTGGATGTGGTGATGGTGCAGATTGTAAGACTTGCACAGGACGGAAGGAAACTTCACGACAATTTTCTATTTCCTGGAAATTTAGTGACTGAATCTTCCGCGACGAAAGAGAAGTGCTACTTCAAGCTGACCTCTGTTATGGTTCATCGAGGAGAATGTGCTCAGTCCGGACACTTCTATTGCTTCACACTCA ggGATGCAAAGGATCGACGTTGGGAGAAAATGGACGACGTCCATGTATCGGATGTCTCTTGGGAAGAAGTGGAGCGGCACTCATATGGTACGGGATCGGATGACACTTCATCAGCTGTTTTGATTGTCTATACAAAAGTTAAAGATGCCACGGATGACTTCACCTACGATGTTACTCCGAATGCACATGTTGTTGATGTTCCAGGAATCTCTCTTCCTCCAGCTAGAACATCCATCTCGATGGAAACGCTCTCCGCCAACCCACTGCATGGTCATGTTGTTGATGCTCCTGTATTCTATCATCAACAGAATCATTCGAGTAGAACCTCAATTTCGATGGAATCTCTCAACTATCCGAGTCCTGGTGATGCTCATCAAACGGAAGAACAGTTACCTGAAAATCAACTGACGAAGAATCGGAAGACTCCGGGATGTTACCTCAATCAATGTATCAAATTCCTGCACACCAAATCAGAAAACGTTGGCAAGCCTTTCGTAAGGACAACATTCTATGCAAACTTTAAGAATGTCGTGTACTATAAAGGAACAGCAACAACACTTGGCCGAGGTCTTCAGCCCCTTCTTCACGATGCGATAATATCTTCTGAATACAaggattttagaaaatgtcaGATGCTGTTTGTCATGAGTATTCAGATTACTAATCAGAGTTTTTTGTATAG actGGCAAAGAATTCATTCAGCATCACCCTCGATAGATTTTATCGAATCGAAGTATGCGAATATCAGTCGAAGAAATTTTCAGGAGTCCATAAGTGCCCAGGACTTGTGAAGGAAATAGCAATAAAGCCGACATCCGATCTGCAGACAGGACAAAATCTGGTAGCACATCCAATGAGTAGTAGACGAAAGATGATCAGAGATAACAAATCATCCAATAAAG TTTGTCGAACATCGCTGAGTGGTGGTGccaagaaaaagagaaaggaaCGAAATGCACGGAGCGAAGTAGGAGATAAAATTCTTGGAATCACCGAAACCAAAACTGTGACTTCATGGAATGAATCAGGGATTGAATTGCAAAGGAAAATAGGATTTGGAGCCTATGGATCGGCATACTCTGTGAAGTACGGTGGGAAAACTGTCGTGATGAAGCTCATAGGAATCCGGGACAACGAGCAACTCCTCTTCAATGAACTCATCATAACACAACAGTTGGGAAAACTCGCGAAAAACAGAGTTTGTCCGAATTTCCTTGAATATTGTGGATCCCATGTGATGACCGACGTGCCTGTTGGGATGAGAAGAGATCCAAAAGCGATACGACACTTGGCAATATTGATGGCTCGTGGAGGAGGAGTTCTGGACAATTGGAAGTTTAAAGACTACCGTCAATGTGTCTCAGTATTCTGCCAGTTGGTTATGTCGTTAAAAGTGGTCAAGGATTCAATAAATATGGTGCATCGGGACATCCATTTGTGGAACGTCCTCGTTTCGCGAACAAAAACGACATGCCTAGATTATTCAATGGATGGGAAGGTTAAATTAAATTCCTACGGAGTTGTGATGCACTTAATCGACTTCTCGAAGAGTCTATATGGAG gacaaaataagaaaacgaaTGAGGACATGAATGATCTGAAATATGTTGCAGTTTTGATAGTCGACAATTTGAAAGGGAAAGAAGAAGACAAAGAG aaacttcgcCAAGCTTTTATAAATGTACCATCAGCCAGAACATTGGAGGAACTGTGCGATGATGAGACACTTTTCAAAGAGATTCGTATTTAg